In Mytilus galloprovincialis chromosome 1, xbMytGall1.hap1.1, whole genome shotgun sequence, the following are encoded in one genomic region:
- the LOC143064373 gene encoding phosphatidylinositol-glycan-specific phospholipase D-like, whose product MNTKCLVALVSCLLLISVEGCGITTHMLISHRARFHFLGNGKTVDYQKLMNNHNDAFLAGSAFPDAFYSNLCKEGNYSQVSEDTHWTPFITASVNYIRNKYPQPWNEATEKLVVFLLGIMSHQVSDVVWHSLGIEQGFIPTLAAVDFHGNYSLAHEAADLGGDVISVWDMEVFEDLDPTEDWYVPTDDLFNIYQQYYSTVKIDKDTIDSCSTLLVLASIAEIYGLPELYQVVAETSPFLENNMEDYFLGGLNDMVGWSNRNWQNGVTLLEKGTSACDLNHNPLFVHCNTSTSAELETNRNGRNKNGYFIQPDMHGLTIDDMEVQKQHRGITIKASDRLKKDIRSKLNHRRSAIQESRKNKDHNDPRTGIYAVNSSYAKLGWSLETGDVDGDGFDDLLIGAPGYSVQGSVQEGRVYIIYGNDSDSGGFDYYGINLDVNSRFNPIHDHITTIHGYHNKQSRFGSGLAVLDINLDGILDIAVGSPAYWIDSPLEYKGLISIYLGTKTRKYEEVDIVITCQSQYCNLGYNLESGDIDGDGHDDLIMGLPFYTDEYNQSGLVAALMSSKDVPVHKTIAFENLKWRQIPDKEQPYAWFGFNVVTKKQTLKISSPNVRKCIDPLCKFDIHDVQEIGRADIYNYGNMSTIKNLTILGTKSHESAGYSLDFGYLYDKVTMILAVAFPGMTVEGSYLTLPVNITRAGMVILYNMTGSTPVEVARFEGNSRYGGFGTLVMIEDVNGDGIDDLLIGEPARNSNKAEIINDVDGLVYVYYGGKNFPKGDATRVHCGLTKPCPQKAANFLTKQFDYIGVNNGYKSRILKTKTEQILFTSDIRYPFSEDVVYAGERCGGVHHYYVNRQ is encoded by the exons ATGAATACCAAATGCTTAGTAGCGTTAGTATCATGTTTGCTATTAATATCAGTTGAAGGATGTGGAATTACAACACATATGTTGATAA GCCACAGGGCAAGATTTCATTTCCTGGGAAATGGAAAAACAGTTGATTATCAGAAG TTAATGAACAATCACAATGATGCTTTCTTAGCTGGAAGTGCGTTTCCTGATGCCTTTTACAGTAATTTATGTAAAGAAG GTAATTACAGCCAAGTATCAGAAGACACTCATTGGACACCTTTTATTACCGCCTCAGTTAACTACATCAGGAACAAATATCCACAACCATGGAACGAG gCCACAGAAAAGCTTGTAGTTTTCCTTCTTGGAATAATGTCTCATCAAGTGTCAGACGTGGTGTGGCATAGTCTAGGAATTGAACAGGGATTCATTCCAACTCTAGCTGCC GTAGATTTTCATGGAAACTATAGCTTGGCCCATGAAGCAGCAGATTTGG GTGGTGATGTGATATCTGTGTGGGACATGGAAGTATTTGAGGATCTTGACCCAACAGAAGACTG GTACGTTCCGACTGATGACTTATTTAACATATATCAGCAATATTACAGCACTGTTAAAATAGACAAAGATACAATTGACTCCTGTTCAACACTTCTTGTTTTAGCAAG CATTGCAGAAATATATGGACTTCCAGAG CTTTATCAAGTAGTTGCAGAAACAAGTCcatttttagaaaacaatatgGAGGATTATTTTCTGGGCGGATTAAACGATATGGTTGGATGGTCTAACCGAAATTGGCAAAATGGAGTGACGCTGTTAGAAAAAGGCACAAG TGCCTGTGACTTGAACCATAATCCACTATTTGTACATTGTAATACATCGACATCAGCTGAGCTTGAAACAAATAGAAATGGTAGAAACAAGAACGGCTATTTTATACAACCTGACATGCATGGCTTGACAATAGATGATATGGAAGTACAAAAACAACACAGAGGAATCACGATTAAAGCTTCAGATAGGTTGAAG AAAGATATTCGTTCAAAGTTAAATCACAGACGATCAGCAATACAGGAGAGTAGGAAAAACAAAGATCACAATGATCCCCGTACTGGTATATATGCAGTTAACAGTTCATATGCTAAACTTGGATG gTCCCTTGAGACTGGAGACGTGGATGGAGATGGTTTTGACGATTTACTCATTGGTGCTCCAGGATATAGTGTACAGGGGAGTGTACAGGAAGGCAGAGTTTACATCATCTATGGAAATG ATTCTGATTCTGGTGGATTTGATTATTATGGAATAAATCTGGATGTTAATTCACGATTTAATCCCATTCACGATCACATAACAACGATACACGGATACCACAAC AAACAATCGAGATTTGGATCAGGCCTGGCTGTTTTGGACATAAACCTTGATGGCATATTAGATATAGCTGTAGGATCTCCTGCATATTGGATCGATAGCCCGTTGGAGTATAag GGATTAATTTCAATTTATCTCGGGACAAAGACCAGAAAGTATGAAGAAGTTGACATTGTAATTACATGTCAG AGTCAGTATTGTAACCTTGGATACAACCTTGAATCTGGTGACATCGATGGAGACGGACATGATGACCTCATTATGGGTCTACCATTTTATACAGATGAATATAATCAGAGTGGACTTGTGGCTGCATTGATGTCCAGCAAAGATGTTCCAG TACACAAGACCATTgcatttgaaaatctaaaatggAGGCAGATTCCAGATAAAGAG CAACCATACGCTTGGTTTGGTTTTAATGTTGTTACCAAGAAACAAACACTGAAAATAAGTTCACCAAACGTACGGAAGTGCATCGA TCCTTTGTGTAAGTTTGATATACACGACGTCCAGGAGATAGGTCGTGCAGATATTTATAATTATGGAAATATGTCAACAATTAAAAATCTGACAATACTAGGAACAAAATCCCATGAATCTGCAGGCTACAGcttagattttggatatttatATGACAAAGTGACAATGATCCTTGCTGTAGCATTTCCTGGAATGACTGTGGAGGGATCATATCTAACACTACCTGTCAATATAACACGTGCTGGGATGGTTATACTATATAATATGACAGGCTCGACACCTGTTGAAGTTGCTAGATTTGAGGGTAACAGTAGATATGGTGGATTCGGAACACTTGTTAtg ATTGAAGATGTGAATGGAGACGGTATTGATGATTTGTTAATAGGAGAACCGGCCCGTAACAGCAACAAAGCGGAAATTATCAATGATG TGGATGGACTGGTGTATGTTTACTATGGAGGGAAAAACTTTCCAAAAGGGGATGCTACAAGAGTACATTGTGGCTTGACAAAACCTTGTCCACAGAAAGCG GCTAATTTTCTAACAAAGCAATTTGACTATATTGGTGTAAATAATGGATATAAATCTAGAATACTAAAGACCAAGACAGAACAG ATTCTGTTTACATCAGACATACGCTACCCTTTCAGTGAAGATGTTGTTTACGCTGGAGAACGATGTGGTGGTGTTCATCATTATTATGTTAATAGACAGTAA